From the genome of Nasonia vitripennis strain AsymCx chromosome 1, Nvit_psr_1.1, whole genome shotgun sequence, one region includes:
- the LOC100119882 gene encoding putative ankyrin repeat protein RF_0381 isoform X2, whose translation MLNATTRHEKLTALHIAVKTNDRLAVEEMLNRGVRIDAQSRVGDTALHLAVKFEFKALVQLLLDRGADPNCQNDIGETPFTSSLGRVKDRMSNFMLSETAVKPVNVRLKNHAGETALHFAALRCCSVTVFKTLLNLSRLNLRNDWILLFHVIKNPNSSIRMQLFRALLKHGTDLHRFVNKDGQTLLCLAVHLGSVDVTKYLLESEKVDVNGKPGRKVPLFGALRNGNEVAVNLLLRHDARVDLIDRHVYDQSSVHAAILGFDDKAASRVCKRLLDYGAPLDHLDSNKNTALVRALRNGRERVANLLIARGANVHLKNPDGLSPLHIASNKGLIDTAKKLLDAGANVNEVTNMGSSVLEYATYSDSEEAVKLILEHGANCRTDSRALLSAVTFHQKDPQITKLLLAHGADINLKIQGKLPLVHMINNYIAYSSSSSQVLGYLLKHIALLASQGQPVQQENLELMDQYEGMKNFYEKSVRQLEVMRSTRVCQESPVTYFDLLTKRHDGLVRCLRCKKMTLAVRSNADKSTFWFYFNDMLSNYKVGLRRLSMLQKLQVLLQDVLGNQLPCELIEILCQYFNDKELEAYCVEQNKNNADAVE comes from the exons ATGCTGAATGCGACCACGAGGCACGAAAAACTGACCGCTCTGCACATCGCGGTAAAAACCAACGACCGGTTGGCAGTCGAAGAGATGCTTAACCGAGGTGTCCGCATCGACGCGCAGAGTCGAGTCGGCGATACAGCCCTGCACCTGGCCGTCAAATTTGAATTCAAGGCGTTGGTCCAACTGCTGTTGGATCGCGGTGCCGATCCCAACTGCCAAAACGACATCGGAGAGACGCCGTTCACGAGCAGTCTCGGTCGAGTCAAGGATCGAATGAGTAACTTCATGCTCAGCGAGACC GCCGTAAAACCGGTGAACGTGCGCCTAAAGAACCACGCGGGCGAGACTGCGTTGCACTTCGCGGCGCTTCGATGCTGCAGTGTAACCGTGTTCAAGACGCTGCTAAATCTCAGCCGCTTGAACCTGAGGAACGACTGGATTCTACTGTTCCACGTCATCAAAAACCCGAACTCGTCTATCAGGATGCAGCTCTTTCGAGCGCTGCTGAAGCACGGCACCGATCTCCACCGATTTGTCAACAAAGATGGCCAAACGCTGCTCTGTCTGGCTGTTCACTTGGGATCTGTCGACGTCACGAAATACCTTCTTGAATCGGAAAAGGTCGACGTCAACGGCAAGCCCGGTCGCAAGGTGCCGCTCTTCGGTGCACTGCGGAACGGCAATGAGGTGGCTGTGAACCTGCTGCTGCGCCACGACGCCCGAGTCGATCTCATCGATCGCCACGTGTACGATCAAAGCTCCGTGCACGCAGCGATCTTAGGATTTGATGACAAGGCAGCATCTCGCGTTTGTAAGAGGCTGCTGGATTACGGAGCGCCACTGGACCACCTTGACTCGAACAAAAATACAGCTCTTGTCAGGGCGTTGCGCAACGGTAGGGAGCGCGTTGCTAATCTGCTGATCGCGCGAGGTGCGAACGTCCACCTGAAAAACCCCGATGGGCTTTCTCCGCTTCATATCGCGTCCAACAAAGGCCTAATAGACACGGCAAAAAAACTGCTTGACGCCGGGGCGAATGTCAATGAGGTCACTAACATGGGCTCATCCGTGCTCGAATACGCCACGTATTCCGATAGCGAGGAAGCAGTGAAATTGATTTTAGAGCACGGTGCTAATTGCAGAACCGATAGTCGTGCTTTACTCTCAGCAGTGACGTTTCATCAGAAAGATCCACAAATCACGAAGCTGTTATTGGCTCACGGAGCCGATATTAATCTCAAAATCCAGGGCAAGCTACCGCTAGTTCACATGATCAATAATTACATCGCGTATTCATCAAGTTCATCTCAAGTCCTGGGATACCTGTTAAAGCACATAGCACTCCTGGCCTCGCAAGGTCAGCCAGTTCAGCAGGAGAACCTCGAGTTGATGGATCAATACGAAggtatgaaaaatttttacgaaaaaagcGTTCGCCAGCTGGAAGTCATGAGATCGACGCGGGTTTGCCAGGAGTCCCCGGTAACCTACTTCGACCTATTGACCAAACGTCACGACGGTCTCGTGCGCTGCTTGCGCTGCAAGAAAATGACACTAGCAGTTCGTTCGAATGCCGATAAATCGACGTTTTGGTTCTACTTCAACGATATGCTGTCCAACTATAAAGTAGGTTTGCGCCGACTTTCGATGCTCCAAAAGCTGCAAGTGCTGCTGCAGGACGTTCTAGGAAACCAGTTGCCTTGTGAGCTGATCGAGATACTTTGTCAGTACTTCAACGATAAGGAGCTAGAAGCTTACTGCGTTgagcaaaataaaaacaacgCGGATGCAGTAGAATGA
- the LOC100119882 gene encoding putative ankyrin repeat protein RF_0381 isoform X1, giving the protein MPAPSINADVARLEYLLSRHLQPLVQSELNSYGADKTLALHLALRLKDDNDNNSNNNERENKIELVKLLLKSGASAKQKLGKNGETALHVAVKHCTEPIILRQLLDAGVMLNATTRHEKLTALHIAVKTNDRLAVEEMLNRGVRIDAQSRVGDTALHLAVKFEFKALVQLLLDRGADPNCQNDIGETPFTSSLGRVKDRMSNFMLSETAVKPVNVRLKNHAGETALHFAALRCCSVTVFKTLLNLSRLNLRNDWILLFHVIKNPNSSIRMQLFRALLKHGTDLHRFVNKDGQTLLCLAVHLGSVDVTKYLLESEKVDVNGKPGRKVPLFGALRNGNEVAVNLLLRHDARVDLIDRHVYDQSSVHAAILGFDDKAASRVCKRLLDYGAPLDHLDSNKNTALVRALRNGRERVANLLIARGANVHLKNPDGLSPLHIASNKGLIDTAKKLLDAGANVNEVTNMGSSVLEYATYSDSEEAVKLILEHGANCRTDSRALLSAVTFHQKDPQITKLLLAHGADINLKIQGKLPLVHMINNYIAYSSSSSQVLGYLLKHIALLASQGQPVQQENLELMDQYEGMKNFYEKSVRQLEVMRSTRVCQESPVTYFDLLTKRHDGLVRCLRCKKMTLAVRSNADKSTFWFYFNDMLSNYKVGLRRLSMLQKLQVLLQDVLGNQLPCELIEILCQYFNDKELEAYCVEQNKNNADAVE; this is encoded by the exons ATGCCGGCACCTTCGATTAACGCTGACGTGGCACGGTTGGAATATCTGCTAAGCCGGCATTTACAGCCGCTTGTGCAGTCTGAACTGAACAGCTATGGAGCAGACAAAACGCTTGCCCTGCACTTGGCATTGCGTCTCAAG GACGATAATGataacaacagcaacaacaatgAAAGGGAGAATAAAATCGAGCTCGTGAAGCTCCTACTGAAGAgcggcgcgagcgcgaaacaGAAGCTCGGCAAGAACGGCGAGACTGCCCTGCACGTGGCCGTCAAACACTGTACCGAGCCCATCATCCTGAGGCAGCTGCTGGATGCAGGCGTGATGCTGAATGCGACCACGAGGCACGAAAAACTGACCGCTCTGCACATCGCGGTAAAAACCAACGACCGGTTGGCAGTCGAAGAGATGCTTAACCGAGGTGTCCGCATCGACGCGCAGAGTCGAGTCGGCGATACAGCCCTGCACCTGGCCGTCAAATTTGAATTCAAGGCGTTGGTCCAACTGCTGTTGGATCGCGGTGCCGATCCCAACTGCCAAAACGACATCGGAGAGACGCCGTTCACGAGCAGTCTCGGTCGAGTCAAGGATCGAATGAGTAACTTCATGCTCAGCGAGACC GCCGTAAAACCGGTGAACGTGCGCCTAAAGAACCACGCGGGCGAGACTGCGTTGCACTTCGCGGCGCTTCGATGCTGCAGTGTAACCGTGTTCAAGACGCTGCTAAATCTCAGCCGCTTGAACCTGAGGAACGACTGGATTCTACTGTTCCACGTCATCAAAAACCCGAACTCGTCTATCAGGATGCAGCTCTTTCGAGCGCTGCTGAAGCACGGCACCGATCTCCACCGATTTGTCAACAAAGATGGCCAAACGCTGCTCTGTCTGGCTGTTCACTTGGGATCTGTCGACGTCACGAAATACCTTCTTGAATCGGAAAAGGTCGACGTCAACGGCAAGCCCGGTCGCAAGGTGCCGCTCTTCGGTGCACTGCGGAACGGCAATGAGGTGGCTGTGAACCTGCTGCTGCGCCACGACGCCCGAGTCGATCTCATCGATCGCCACGTGTACGATCAAAGCTCCGTGCACGCAGCGATCTTAGGATTTGATGACAAGGCAGCATCTCGCGTTTGTAAGAGGCTGCTGGATTACGGAGCGCCACTGGACCACCTTGACTCGAACAAAAATACAGCTCTTGTCAGGGCGTTGCGCAACGGTAGGGAGCGCGTTGCTAATCTGCTGATCGCGCGAGGTGCGAACGTCCACCTGAAAAACCCCGATGGGCTTTCTCCGCTTCATATCGCGTCCAACAAAGGCCTAATAGACACGGCAAAAAAACTGCTTGACGCCGGGGCGAATGTCAATGAGGTCACTAACATGGGCTCATCCGTGCTCGAATACGCCACGTATTCCGATAGCGAGGAAGCAGTGAAATTGATTTTAGAGCACGGTGCTAATTGCAGAACCGATAGTCGTGCTTTACTCTCAGCAGTGACGTTTCATCAGAAAGATCCACAAATCACGAAGCTGTTATTGGCTCACGGAGCCGATATTAATCTCAAAATCCAGGGCAAGCTACCGCTAGTTCACATGATCAATAATTACATCGCGTATTCATCAAGTTCATCTCAAGTCCTGGGATACCTGTTAAAGCACATAGCACTCCTGGCCTCGCAAGGTCAGCCAGTTCAGCAGGAGAACCTCGAGTTGATGGATCAATACGAAggtatgaaaaatttttacgaaaaaagcGTTCGCCAGCTGGAAGTCATGAGATCGACGCGGGTTTGCCAGGAGTCCCCGGTAACCTACTTCGACCTATTGACCAAACGTCACGACGGTCTCGTGCGCTGCTTGCGCTGCAAGAAAATGACACTAGCAGTTCGTTCGAATGCCGATAAATCGACGTTTTGGTTCTACTTCAACGATATGCTGTCCAACTATAAAGTAGGTTTGCGCCGACTTTCGATGCTCCAAAAGCTGCAAGTGCTGCTGCAGGACGTTCTAGGAAACCAGTTGCCTTGTGAGCTGATCGAGATACTTTGTCAGTACTTCAACGATAAGGAGCTAGAAGCTTACTGCGTTgagcaaaataaaaacaacgCGGATGCAGTAGAATGA